In one Parageobacillus genomosp. 1 genomic region, the following are encoded:
- a CDS encoding glutaredoxin family protein: MKRVTVYTTTTCPYCVMVKNFLREQGVPFEEVNVQRDPAAARKLVETTGQIGVPQIEIDGQWVIGFDPDAIMQLLQR, translated from the coding sequence ATGAAACGAGTTACGGTATATACAACAACGACATGTCCGTATTGTGTAATGGTGAAAAACTTTTTACGTGAACAAGGCGTTCCGTTTGAAGAAGTAAACGTGCAGCGGGATCCTGCCGCGGCGCGGAAACTTGTTGAAACAACGGGGCAAATCGGAGTTCCGCAAATCGAAATTGATGGCCAATGGGTAATTGGCTTTGACCCGGACGCCATCATGCAATTGTTGCAGCGCTAA
- a CDS encoding class I SAM-dependent methyltransferase yields the protein MAGHRFHPEKAEKLLDPKRKEIIDPERVIEILQIGTQDVIADLGAGNGYFTVPMAKKTKEKVYAVDVQREMLEFLKKHAEKEQVDNIEYILGDVSNTSLPAQSVDKGLMSFVFHEVDDHDAVLAEIERVMKPNGKFLIIEWETVESEMGPPLHERIPSQQLLEYMKTKHQNVEFFSFHPTVYGILLTY from the coding sequence ATGGCAGGGCATCGTTTTCATCCAGAAAAGGCGGAAAAATTATTAGATCCGAAGCGAAAAGAAATCATTGATCCAGAAAGGGTGATAGAGATATTGCAAATCGGAACACAAGATGTCATTGCTGATTTAGGAGCCGGCAATGGGTATTTTACCGTGCCAATGGCGAAAAAGACGAAAGAAAAAGTATATGCGGTGGATGTACAACGAGAAATGTTGGAATTTTTAAAGAAACACGCAGAAAAAGAACAAGTGGATAATATCGAATATATACTTGGAGATGTATCTAATACATCTTTGCCTGCACAATCAGTGGACAAAGGACTCATGTCGTTTGTGTTTCATGAAGTAGATGATCATGACGCAGTGCTTGCTGAGATCGAACGGGTGATGAAACCGAACGGAAAATTTCTGATCATTGAATGGGAAACGGTGGAAAGCGAAATGGGGCCGCCGCTTCATGAGAGAATTCCTTCTCAACAATTGTTGGAATATATGAAAACAAAACACCAGAATGTGGAATTTTTCTCCTTTCATCCAACCGTATACGGCATATTGCTAACGTATTGA
- a CDS encoding sulfurtransferase — protein sequence MDRGDRRLYIISLIIFGLLFMALYRRYYPVNNVPCIDIADERIKDMIVLDIRDYNEATEPPIANSLHIPYAYLKRHFSNIPSKSIHIIANDEIEKNLGIRFLRRHGFDVQSYSIIHCPCRERGNEKWNTIKKSKTA from the coding sequence ATGGATCGAGGTGATCGCCGTTTGTATATCATTAGCCTGATTATTTTCGGTTTATTATTTATGGCATTGTATCGCCGTTATTATCCGGTAAACAATGTTCCATGTATAGATATAGCCGATGAACGAATCAAGGATATGATTGTTTTAGATATTCGTGATTATAATGAAGCGACAGAACCGCCTATTGCTAATTCGCTTCATATTCCGTATGCTTATTTAAAACGGCATTTTTCTAATATTCCTAGTAAATCGATTCATATTATTGCAAACGATGAAATCGAAAAAAATTTAGGCATACGTTTTTTACGCCGTCACGGTTTTGACGTACAAAGCTATTCAATCATCCATTGTCCTTGTCGAGAAAGGGGAAATGAAAAATGGAATACAATAAAGAAATCAAAAACCGCTTAA
- a CDS encoding metal-sensitive transcriptional regulator encodes MEYNKEIKNRLRRIEGQIKGVLSMMEQGKDCKSVVAQLSAARNAIDRAIAVIVSTNLENCLRESMEKGEKTEHLVKEAVELLVKSR; translated from the coding sequence ATGGAATACAATAAAGAAATCAAAAACCGCTTAAGACGGATTGAAGGACAAATAAAAGGTGTTCTTAGCATGATGGAACAAGGAAAAGACTGCAAAAGCGTTGTCGCGCAGTTATCGGCGGCACGCAATGCGATCGATCGCGCCATTGCGGTCATTGTAAGCACCAATTTAGAAAATTGTCTCCGCGAAAGCATGGAAAAAGGGGAAAAAACGGAACATTTAGTCAAAGAGGCAGTAGAGCTATTAGTAAAAAGCAGATAA
- a CDS encoding sulfurtransferase TusA family protein, translated as MNVNKVLDAKGLACPMPVVKAKKAMDELTSGQVLEIQTTDKGSKSDLPAWAKASGHTVIDMKEENGVLTFWIQKG; from the coding sequence ATGAATGTAAATAAAGTATTAGATGCGAAGGGATTAGCTTGTCCAATGCCGGTTGTAAAAGCGAAAAAAGCGATGGATGAATTAACATCAGGACAAGTGCTCGAAATTCAAACGACCGACAAAGGATCGAAAAGCGACTTGCCGGCATGGGCGAAAGCAAGCGGCCATACGGTTATTGACATGAAAGAAGAAAATGGCGTATTGACGTTTTGGATTCAAAAAGGGTAA
- a CDS encoding DsrE/DsrF/DrsH-like family protein, with protein MSQQKKKTTIILFSGDYDKAMAAYIIANGAAAYDHDVTIFHTFWGLNALRKDGHISVKKGFLEKMFAKMMPRGADRMGLSRMNFGGIGPKLIKHVIKKHNAMPLPQLIEMAKEQGVKLVACQMTVDLLGLKPEELIDGIEFAGVATYLADASEGNINLFI; from the coding sequence ATGTCGCAACAAAAGAAAAAAACAACGATTATTTTATTTAGCGGCGACTACGATAAAGCGATGGCAGCTTACATCATCGCGAACGGTGCCGCCGCTTATGACCATGACGTCACGATTTTCCATACGTTTTGGGGATTAAACGCATTGCGAAAAGACGGGCATATTTCGGTGAAAAAAGGGTTTTTGGAAAAAATGTTTGCCAAAATGATGCCGCGTGGAGCGGATCGCATGGGGCTTTCCCGCATGAACTTTGGCGGCATCGGACCAAAATTAATCAAACACGTTATAAAAAAGCATAACGCGATGCCGCTGCCACAATTAATCGAAATGGCAAAAGAGCAAGGGGTTAAATTAGTCGCGTGTCAAATGACCGTTGATTTATTAGGGCTGAAACCAGAAGAATTGATCGATGGCATTGAGTTTGCTGGAGTGGCAACGTATTTGGCGGATGCGTCAGAAGGGAACATAAACTTATTCATTTAA
- a CDS encoding rhodanese-like domain-containing protein — translation MAQTVINIVLFLLLAWFIASRVIPPRGVRMMTTAELKKELGKKDVQYVDVRTPAEFRADHIRGFKNIPLHELPKRANELSKEKEVIVICQSGMRSTKASRLLKKLGFQYVTNVKGGMNAWS, via the coding sequence ATGGCACAAACAGTAATAAATATCGTTTTATTCCTGTTGCTCGCTTGGTTTATTGCAAGCCGCGTCATTCCACCGCGCGGAGTACGGATGATGACGACAGCAGAGCTAAAGAAAGAATTAGGAAAAAAAGATGTGCAGTATGTGGATGTACGTACTCCCGCGGAATTTCGTGCGGACCATATTCGCGGATTTAAAAATATTCCGCTTCATGAATTGCCAAAACGCGCGAATGAATTATCCAAAGAAAAAGAAGTGATTGTAATTTGCCAAAGCGGAATGCGAAGCACAAAAGCCAGCAGACTATTGAAGAAACTTGGATTCCAATACGTAACAAACGTAAAAGGCGGAATGAACGCTTGGTCATAA
- a CDS encoding rhodanese-like domain-containing protein, producing MKQLTAKEVEKLLQEGKQLNIIDVREADEVAAGKIPGAINIPLGLLEFRMNELDKNKEYILVCRSGGRSGRAAQLLESHGYHVINMIGGMLEWEGPVE from the coding sequence ATGAAACAATTAACGGCAAAAGAAGTAGAAAAACTTCTTCAAGAAGGAAAACAGCTGAACATTATCGATGTTCGTGAAGCAGATGAAGTGGCGGCTGGGAAAATCCCTGGTGCGATCAATATTCCGTTAGGATTGCTCGAATTTCGCATGAATGAGCTGGATAAAAACAAGGAATATATCCTTGTTTGCCGTTCGGGAGGAAGAAGCGGACGCGCAGCACAGCTGTTAGAAAGTCATGGATATCATGTGATCAATATGATTGGCGGCATGTTGGAATGGGAAGGACCTGTGGAATAA
- a CDS encoding sulfurtransferase TusA family protein — MIRVNMTIDAKGLSCPMPIVKTKKAINELQPGQVLEVQATDKGSKADIKAWAESTGHQYLGTIEEGNVLKHYIRKASDHETKDEATYPHVISNEQLAEKINDDSVVIVDVREPAEYAFGHIPGAVSIPLGELEDRINELPKDKTIYVVCRTGTRSDLAAQKLTEKGFANVWNVVPGMSKWEGPLDTAQS, encoded by the coding sequence ATGATTCGAGTAAATATGACCATTGATGCAAAAGGATTATCTTGCCCAATGCCAATTGTAAAAACAAAAAAAGCGATCAATGAGTTACAACCGGGACAAGTCCTTGAAGTACAGGCAACCGATAAAGGTTCGAAAGCCGATATCAAAGCATGGGCGGAAAGTACCGGCCATCAATATTTGGGAACGATCGAGGAAGGAAACGTGTTAAAACATTATATTCGTAAAGCAAGTGACCATGAGACAAAAGACGAAGCAACATATCCTCATGTGATTTCCAACGAGCAGCTGGCGGAAAAAATAAATGATGACTCTGTGGTCATTGTAGATGTCCGCGAACCGGCGGAGTATGCGTTCGGACATATACCAGGCGCTGTGTCAATTCCGCTTGGAGAATTAGAAGACCGCATCAATGAGCTGCCGAAGGATAAAACGATTTATGTGGTTTGCCGTACTGGAACGCGCAGCGATTTAGCGGCACAAAAATTAACCGAAAAAGGATTTGCTAATGTATGGAATGTCGTCCCAGGCATGTCGAAATGGGAAGGACCGCTCGATACAGCTCAATCCTGA
- a CDS encoding MBL fold metallo-hydrolase translates to MAVKEMTVQTLTEKVLNKEHLVIFDVRNESDFHDWKIEGENFEYINVPYFELIDGVDSVIDRLPKDKDVVVVCAKGGSAAFVAEQLVEAGFDNIYTLVGGMKAWSEHLHRAKVYEDDKMKVYQFIRVGKGCLSYMVISGKEALVVDPSRFIDVYEQVAQEEGAAITHIVDSHLHADHISGGKALAERTGATYYLMKSEGAVFDFEPLEKHDRIDFAQVQLEVLAVKTPGHTPGSVSFFVNNQLLFSGDTIFVGGLGRPDLGGKAAEWAADLYDTVYEKVAAIADDVIVLPAHYANLDEEMNKAGYIGDTLGNIRARNEMMQHKQKQEFIDMVVQNANTETPPNFEDIVAINRGLKAVDMEQQQELEIGPNRCALHHTR, encoded by the coding sequence ATGGCAGTAAAAGAAATGACGGTGCAAACATTGACAGAAAAAGTATTAAATAAAGAACATCTCGTTATTTTCGACGTACGCAACGAAAGCGATTTTCATGATTGGAAAATTGAAGGGGAGAATTTTGAATATATTAATGTTCCATACTTTGAGTTGATTGATGGTGTAGATTCGGTTATTGACCGCCTTCCAAAAGACAAAGATGTTGTCGTCGTTTGCGCCAAGGGCGGTTCAGCGGCGTTTGTGGCAGAACAATTAGTAGAAGCAGGATTTGACAACATTTATACGCTCGTTGGCGGCATGAAAGCGTGGAGCGAACATCTTCACAGAGCAAAAGTATATGAAGATGACAAGATGAAAGTATATCAATTCATTCGTGTCGGAAAAGGGTGCCTCTCTTACATGGTGATTTCCGGAAAAGAAGCGCTTGTCGTTGATCCATCGCGGTTTATTGATGTATATGAACAAGTCGCGCAAGAAGAAGGAGCAGCGATTACGCATATCGTCGATTCCCATTTACATGCAGATCATATTTCCGGCGGAAAAGCGTTGGCGGAACGTACAGGTGCGACATATTACTTGATGAAAAGCGAAGGAGCGGTGTTTGATTTCGAACCGCTGGAAAAACATGACCGCATTGATTTTGCGCAAGTACAATTAGAAGTATTGGCGGTGAAAACGCCAGGACATACGCCGGGAAGTGTTTCCTTCTTCGTAAACAATCAACTGCTTTTCTCTGGAGATACGATTTTTGTCGGCGGACTCGGACGTCCGGATTTAGGCGGAAAAGCGGCGGAATGGGCCGCGGATTTGTATGACACGGTATACGAAAAAGTGGCTGCGATTGCGGATGATGTAATCGTTCTGCCTGCCCATTACGCTAATTTGGATGAAGAAATGAACAAAGCGGGATATATCGGCGACACATTAGGCAATATTCGCGCCCGCAACGAAATGATGCAGCATAAGCAAAAACAAGAATTTATCGATATGGTTGTTCAAAACGCAAACACAGAGACACCGCCAAACTTTGAAGACATCGTAGCGATTAACCGCGGGCTGAAAGCGGTCGACATGGAACAACAGCAAGAACTCGAAATCGGTCCAAACCGTTGCGCGCTGCATCATACCCGTTAA
- a CDS encoding sulfurtransferase TusA family protein, with amino-acid sequence MNGNKVVDTKGLSCAMIVVKAKKAIDELPPGQILEIETTDQGAKNDLTAWINVSGHELVDYKEENGVWKFWVKRK; translated from the coding sequence ATGAATGGGAATAAGGTCGTCGATACAAAAGGATTATCTTGTGCCATGATCGTTGTGAAGGCAAAAAAGGCTATCGATGAATTGCCACCGGGTCAAATACTTGAAATCGAAACGACGGATCAAGGAGCAAAAAATGATCTAACTGCTTGGATAAACGTGAGCGGTCATGAGCTAGTCGATTATAAAGAAGAAAATGGTGTATGGAAATTTTGGGTTAAAAGAAAATAA
- a CDS encoding sulfite exporter TauE/SafE family protein, whose protein sequence is MEVTLNFIIVIFLIGFIGSFISGMVGIGGAIIKYPMLLYLPPLFGLASFSAREVSGISAVEVLFATISGVWAYRKSGYLNKTLILYMGISILIGSFLGGFGSKMMSEGTINVVYGILAALAAVMMFVPKRGIDDIPSDQVTFNKWLAAALALVIGIGSGIVGAAGAFLLVPIMLVVLKIPTRMTIASSLAITFISSIGSAFGKITTGQVELIPSIIMVVASLIASPLGAKMGQKMNTKILQVILAGLILATAVKIWADIL, encoded by the coding sequence ATGGAAGTGACGTTGAATTTCATCATCGTGATTTTCCTCATTGGCTTTATCGGTTCGTTTATTTCTGGCATGGTTGGCATTGGAGGGGCCATTATTAAATATCCGATGCTGCTTTATCTTCCGCCGCTATTTGGGCTTGCTTCGTTTAGCGCCCGTGAAGTGTCAGGAATTAGTGCAGTCGAAGTGTTATTTGCGACGATTAGCGGTGTTTGGGCATATCGAAAAAGCGGTTATTTAAATAAAACGTTAATTCTTTATATGGGGATTAGTATTTTAATCGGCAGTTTTCTTGGCGGGTTCGGTTCGAAAATGATGAGCGAAGGAACGATTAATGTCGTGTATGGTATTCTCGCCGCATTGGCTGCTGTCATGATGTTTGTTCCGAAAAGAGGCATTGACGATATTCCAAGCGATCAAGTGACTTTTAACAAATGGCTGGCCGCTGCATTAGCGCTTGTCATTGGGATTGGTTCAGGGATCGTTGGCGCAGCGGGAGCGTTTTTGCTAGTGCCGATTATGCTTGTTGTGTTAAAGATTCCAACACGAATGACGATTGCCTCTTCGCTGGCGATTACGTTTATTTCATCCATTGGTTCGGCGTTTGGAAAAATCACAACGGGTCAAGTGGAACTGATTCCTTCCATCATCATGGTTGTTGCCAGCTTAATCGCCTCTCCTTTAGGAGCAAAAATGGGGCAAAAAATGAACACAAAAATATTGCAAGTTATTTTAGCAGGGTTAATTTTAGCGACGGCCGTAAAAATTTGGGCTGATATTTTATAA
- a CDS encoding zinc-dependent alcohol dehydrogenase family protein has translation MKALTYLGPGKKEVMEKPKPQIEKETDVIVKITKTTICGTDLHILKGDVPTVEEGRILGHEGVGIIEEVGSAVKNFKKGDRVLISCITSCGKCENCKKGLYAHCEDGGWILGHLIDGTQAEYVRIPYADNSLYPIPEGVDEEALVMLSDILPTGFEIGVLNGKVQPGQTVAIIGAGPVGMAALLTAQFYSPAEIIMVDLDDNRLEVAKKFGATQVVNSGDGKAVEKIMELTDGKGVDVAIEAVGIRPTFDICQEIIKAGGHIANVGVHGKSVEFHIEKLWIRNITLTTGLVNTTSTPMLLKTVQSKKLKPEQLITHRFAFSDIMKAYEVFGNAAKERALKVIISNE, from the coding sequence TTGAAAGCCCTTACATATCTAGGACCAGGAAAAAAAGAAGTAATGGAAAAGCCGAAACCGCAAATCGAAAAAGAGACAGATGTAATCGTTAAGATAACAAAAACAACAATTTGCGGAACGGATTTGCATATTCTTAAAGGAGATGTCCCGACCGTAGAAGAAGGTCGAATTTTAGGCCATGAAGGTGTAGGGATTATTGAAGAAGTTGGTTCGGCTGTAAAAAATTTCAAAAAAGGCGATAGAGTGTTAATTTCTTGTATTACCTCCTGCGGAAAATGCGAAAATTGCAAAAAAGGGTTGTATGCCCATTGTGAAGATGGAGGTTGGATCTTAGGACACTTAATTGATGGAACCCAAGCAGAGTATGTAAGAATTCCGTACGCGGACAATAGCCTTTATCCAATTCCGGAAGGTGTGGATGAAGAGGCTCTCGTCATGCTTAGCGACATTCTTCCGACAGGGTTTGAAATTGGCGTGTTAAACGGTAAAGTTCAGCCTGGGCAAACAGTTGCCATTATCGGAGCTGGTCCCGTAGGTATGGCAGCGCTATTAACCGCTCAGTTTTATTCCCCTGCAGAGATCATTATGGTTGACTTAGACGATAACCGTCTAGAAGTTGCCAAAAAATTTGGTGCCACCCAAGTGGTGAATAGCGGTGACGGTAAGGCGGTTGAAAAGATTATGGAATTAACCGACGGAAAAGGTGTAGACGTCGCGATAGAAGCCGTCGGAATTCGACCTACATTTGATATTTGCCAAGAAATTATAAAAGCAGGCGGCCATATAGCCAATGTAGGTGTTCATGGAAAAAGTGTTGAGTTTCATATTGAAAAATTATGGATACGTAACATTACGCTAACAACCGGTCTTGTCAATACGACTTCTACACCGATGTTATTAAAAACGGTGCAGTCGAAAAAATTGAAACCGGAACAATTAATTACACATCGCTTTGCCTTTTCCGATATTATGAAGGCTTATGAGGTATTTGGCAACGCAGCAAAAGAAAGAGCATTAAAGGTCATTATTTCCAATGAATAA
- a CDS encoding C40 family peptidase: protein MLADRIILTGKKYLGTPYVFNAPSYRTDMFDCSSFTQYVFGVNGIPLPRNSRQQFLVGTPVPLQRIQKGDLLFFTTEKRKKEKELLKSDMLRSI from the coding sequence ATGTTGGCAGACCGAATTATTTTGACAGGTAAGAAATATCTTGGAACTCCGTATGTATTTAATGCTCCATCCTATCGCACAGATATGTTTGATTGTAGTTCATTTACCCAGTACGTTTTTGGTGTGAACGGCATTCCTCTTCCTAGAAACTCCCGGCAACAATTCTTAGTAGGTACCCCTGTTCCTTTACAGCGGATTCAAAAAGGTGACTTATTGTTTTTTACGACAGAAAAAAGAAAAAAAGAAAAGGAATTGCTAAAATCGGACATGTTGCGATCTATATAG
- a CDS encoding ArsR/SmtB family transcription factor, whose amino-acid sequence MELSEVFKALSNETRLQIVQWLKNPELHFPKPQHGDIHEDGVCVSDIHKKVGLSQSTVSLYLSMLQNAGLIKAKRVGQWTYYKRDEENIKKLIELLSRDL is encoded by the coding sequence ATGGAACTTTCAGAAGTGTTTAAAGCCTTGTCGAATGAAACGAGACTGCAGATCGTACAGTGGTTAAAGAATCCTGAACTCCACTTTCCAAAACCGCAACACGGGGATATACATGAAGATGGAGTTTGCGTGAGCGACATCCATAAAAAAGTCGGATTGTCACAATCTACAGTGTCCCTTTACCTATCCATGCTGCAAAATGCCGGATTGATAAAAGCAAAACGAGTTGGGCAATGGACTTATTATAAAAGGGATGAGGAGAACATCAAAAAATTGATCGAATTGTTATCTAGAGATTTGTAG
- a CDS encoding LLM class oxidoreductase, protein MNRFEKHKGYSRMFKENHLTLGLFFPIESYEGSIPKMDIEKQVKLAKRAEELNFAALFVRDVPLHDPYFGDVGQIYDPWVYLGYIAAHTEKIALGTASIILTLRHPLHVAKAAASVDRLSGERLILGVATGDRPIEFPAFSVDPEQRSALFQEAVMVMKKAWKESFPVIESPRVHMSNGDLLPKPRLSDIPVLVTGHSSQSVEWIAENSDGWMYYPRNLRFQAELIKNWRSHTDQFKPFTQSLYVDLTEDPNHPPIPIHLGFRVGRNILIEFLESLKSIGVNHVIINLKYGHRPVEEVIEELGEEVVPHFPALTEK, encoded by the coding sequence ATGAACCGATTTGAAAAACACAAAGGATATTCACGCATGTTTAAAGAAAATCACCTCACTCTCGGTTTGTTCTTTCCTATAGAATCATACGAAGGCAGCATTCCCAAAATGGACATTGAAAAGCAAGTGAAACTGGCAAAAAGAGCAGAAGAGCTCAATTTTGCTGCATTGTTCGTTAGAGACGTTCCGTTGCATGACCCTTATTTTGGGGATGTGGGCCAAATTTATGATCCTTGGGTTTATTTAGGATATATAGCCGCTCATACGGAAAAGATTGCTTTGGGTACTGCAAGTATTATTCTCACCTTGCGCCATCCTTTGCATGTTGCCAAAGCAGCTGCTTCCGTCGATAGACTATCCGGCGAACGCTTGATTCTCGGGGTGGCGACCGGGGATCGCCCTATCGAATTTCCAGCTTTCTCCGTTGATCCTGAACAGCGTAGTGCTTTGTTTCAAGAAGCTGTAATGGTAATGAAGAAAGCGTGGAAGGAGAGCTTCCCGGTGATCGAATCGCCGAGAGTCCATATGTCGAACGGGGACCTTTTGCCGAAACCGCGCTTGTCGGACATTCCGGTGCTGGTAACTGGCCACAGCTCTCAGTCCGTGGAATGGATTGCTGAAAACAGCGATGGTTGGATGTATTATCCTCGAAACTTGAGATTCCAAGCGGAACTAATTAAAAATTGGCGCTCTCATACCGATCAGTTTAAACCGTTCACTCAATCCTTATATGTAGATTTGACAGAGGACCCAAATCATCCGCCAATCCCTATTCATTTAGGGTTCCGAGTCGGACGCAATATACTCATTGAATTCCTTGAAAGTCTTAAAAGTATTGGCGTCAATCACGTGATTATCAACTTAAAATATGGCCATCGTCCTGTTGAAGAAGTGATTGAAGAATTAGGAGAAGAAGTTGTTCCACACTTTCCGGCGTTAACTGAGAAGTGA
- a CDS encoding acetaldehyde dehydrogenase (acetylating), which translates to MIRDIDLQSIQEVRDYLEQAKSAQKILEKMTQDEIDQIVESMANAAREEASRLAAMAVEETGFGNVADKTLKNLFAANDVYNSIKDVKTVGIIRKDDENRVWEVAQPVGIVAGIVPSTNPTSTVIFKSLIAVKARNAIIFSPHPGAAKCTVEAARIMQEAAERAGAPKGLISCIKQPTLPATNELMRHKLTGVILATGGPGLVKAAYSSGKPAYGVGPGNVPVYIHESANIAKAVQLIIQSKTFDYGTICASEQALLVDESIKEKVVAELKQQGAYFLNEDEKRKVESVIMVNGALNAKIVGKTPQVIAGMAGIEVPSDVKVLVAEETGVGKEYPFSIEKLSPILAFYTVKDMEEASDLAQKLLEAGGLGHTVGIHAEDEKVIEAYTINKPAGRIIVNAGTTFGGIGATVNVKPSLTLGCGAIGNNVTSDNVTVHHLFNIKRVAFGVREMPKKDEGAQKEPALTGK; encoded by the coding sequence ATGATACGTGATATTGATTTACAATCCATTCAGGAAGTAAGAGACTACCTTGAGCAAGCCAAATCAGCGCAAAAAATCCTTGAAAAAATGACGCAAGACGAGATTGACCAAATTGTTGAAAGCATGGCAAACGCAGCTAGAGAGGAAGCTAGCCGTTTGGCAGCTATGGCGGTCGAAGAAACCGGGTTTGGTAATGTAGCAGATAAAACGTTGAAAAATCTTTTCGCAGCTAATGACGTTTACAACTCTATCAAAGATGTGAAAACTGTCGGGATTATTCGTAAGGATGACGAAAATCGCGTATGGGAAGTTGCTCAACCTGTAGGGATCGTTGCAGGAATCGTCCCATCCACAAACCCAACTTCCACAGTTATTTTTAAATCATTGATCGCAGTGAAAGCAAGAAATGCTATTATTTTCAGTCCACACCCAGGGGCTGCAAAATGTACAGTAGAAGCGGCAAGAATCATGCAAGAAGCGGCAGAACGCGCTGGGGCGCCAAAAGGTTTGATTTCTTGCATCAAGCAACCAACATTGCCTGCAACAAATGAGTTAATGAGACATAAATTAACCGGCGTCATTCTCGCAACAGGCGGTCCTGGTTTGGTGAAAGCAGCTTACAGTTCTGGAAAGCCTGCCTATGGCGTAGGACCTGGAAATGTGCCTGTTTACATTCATGAAAGTGCCAATATCGCAAAAGCTGTTCAACTAATCATCCAAAGCAAGACTTTCGACTATGGAACAATTTGTGCTTCCGAACAAGCTCTTTTAGTTGATGAGTCTATTAAAGAAAAAGTCGTTGCTGAGTTAAAACAACAAGGCGCTTACTTCTTGAATGAAGATGAAAAACGTAAAGTTGAATCTGTTATTATGGTAAACGGAGCATTAAATGCTAAGATTGTAGGAAAAACGCCTCAAGTAATTGCGGGAATGGCTGGAATTGAGGTTCCGTCCGATGTGAAAGTGCTTGTTGCGGAAGAAACAGGAGTGGGTAAAGAATATCCATTCTCCATTGAAAAATTGTCTCCAATTCTAGCATTCTATACAGTGAAAGATATGGAAGAAGCAAGCGATCTTGCACAAAAACTGCTTGAAGCGGGCGGACTCGGCCACACAGTTGGAATTCACGCTGAAGACGAAAAAGTGATCGAAGCGTACACGATCAATAAACCAGCAGGACGTATTATTGTAAATGCTGGTACAACATTTGGCGGAATTGGTGCTACAGTGAATGTAAAACCATCCTTGACACTTGGATGCGGTGCTATCGGTAACAACGTTACATCTGACAACGTTACAGTGCATCATTTGTTCAACATTAAACGTGTTGCATTTGGGGTTCGCGAGATGCCAAAAAAGGATGAAGGCGCGCAAAAAGAACCTGCATTAACTGGAAAGTAA
- the ybaK gene encoding Cys-tRNA(Pro) deacylase yields MAKEKTNAMRVLDKKMIPYNVITYDSQDGKIDGISVVQKIGKDPQLVYKTLVTQGKSGNVYVFVVPVESELDLKKAAKITGEKNVALVPMKEIQKLTGYIRGGCSPIGMIKHYPTFIDSSASQFEHIIVSGGKIGVLIELSVKDLQSITEATFHEVVK; encoded by the coding sequence ATGGCGAAAGAAAAAACCAACGCGATGCGTGTTCTTGATAAAAAAATGATTCCTTACAATGTCATTACTTACGACAGTCAGGATGGAAAAATTGACGGCATATCTGTTGTCCAAAAAATTGGGAAAGACCCGCAATTGGTATATAAAACATTAGTTACGCAGGGGAAGAGCGGGAACGTTTATGTGTTTGTCGTCCCTGTAGAATCGGAACTGGATTTGAAAAAAGCTGCGAAAATAACGGGAGAGAAAAATGTCGCGCTGGTGCCGATGAAAGAGATACAAAAGTTGACGGGCTATATTCGTGGAGGGTGTTCGCCGATAGGGATGATAAAACATTATCCGACCTTTATCGATTCCAGTGCTTCTCAATTTGAGCATATCATCGTTAGCGGCGGCAAAATCGGTGTGTTAATTGAACTTAGCGTGAAAGATTTGCAAAGCATAACAGAAGCTACGTTTCATGAAGTGGTAAAATAA